AGGCATGGCTGGAGAAATATCTGACGTATTTTCAGGAGATCATCTGGATCTGAATTCCTCTGCGTCCGTGACTAAAAGTCTTGAGGCTCAGTTGGCTATGCCATCAGCTCAATTTGAAGCACATGAAAATAAAACCGTGTCTGAGATAGCGATTCTGAGAGCAAGTATGGAGAAGATCCTTACTGCTATCCTTGAAAAATCGTCAGACGTTTATCTGGACAATGACATTATCTCAATCAAAACCTATGAACAACACGGTGCTATTTATGCGAGGGGAGGAATTTAATGGATTATATGATCATCAACGGTTTTAATACATCCAGCCTTCCTGGTTGTGATGTGACAGATTTTGGGAAGGTGGAGGCTGCTAAGCCGAAGGGAGAGAAGGCTGACCTTTATGGAGTCAATGGCAGTTATCGTGTATTAGACGGTTCTTTCGACAGTTACGAAAGGACCTTCATTCTATACGTTAAAAAAATGGTTGAGATTTCAAGTATTCTTGATAAGTTTCAATCGAATGATAACGTTTTGGAATTTAGCTATCAGCTTGGCTCATTGTTTTATGCTAACTTTGTGACTGCTAGTTTTGAACCTTTTGGGAATCATGCTTGGAAGTTAGAAATCAAGTTAGAAATGCAACCATTCAGATATCAGAAGAGCGTAGAACCTGTGGTTCTGACTGCATCTGGTACAATCACTAATCTTGGGACGATTTATTCTGAACCAATCATTGAGGTTGAGGGAGATGGTGACATCTCTCTTACAATTGGCCGTAAGACCATGTATCTTACGATTAAGACCAAGGCTACAATCGACTGTAGACAAGGCAAGCAAAACATCTATAACGCAACCGGAGCAGTTCAGAACACACTTCGTAAGCGTGGAGGTTTTCTCGAAATCCCAACTGGTAAGACTGGTGTTTCATTTACTGGAACCGTCCGAAAAATTACTATTCGACCAAATTGGAGGTATAAGATTTGATTTTTTTAACAAATGGGAATATGCCTCTGAATGCTGCCTATTCTGATGAAATTGTTCAAGAGGATAATAGCACCTACCAATTGAGCTTCCGATTTCCGACATCCGATCCATTGTGGGAGAAGTTGAAGGAAGAGACTTTTCTAACGGCTGATGATCTTCACGGTGAACAGGATTTTGTGATTTTTGAGGTTGAGAAGAAGCACGGCTATATTCAAGTCTATGCGAACCAAGTATTCACTCTCTTGAATAACTATGTGGTCAATACAATCTCTTTGGATAGGCAGACTGGCTCAACTGCTCTCAGTCGTTTTGCTGGCGCGATTACTCGTGACAATCCGTTCTCATTCTTCTCTGATATTGAAGATAGACATACCTTCAATATAGGTTCTAAGAATGCTATGGAAGCCTTCGCGAAAGATAAGCATTCAATCATCGGTCAATGGGGTGGTGACCTTGTGCGACATGGCTATCAGGTTCGTTTATTAAAAAATGGCGGTTCAGAAAATGAATCGCTTTTTATGTATAAGAAAAACCTGTCTAGCTATCAGCACAAGACCTCTACCAAGTCTTTGAAGACTCGAATTACTTTCACGACGACTGTCAAGGGTGAGGGAGAGAAAGCTCCTGATCGCACCTTCACAGTTACTATTGATAGTCCACTCATTAACAAGTACAGTCAAATCTACGAAGATGTGATTGAGGTAAACGACCAGGATGTGAAGGATGAAGCAAGCCTTCGAAAATACGGTGAGCAGTATTATCGAACATCGCTCTGTGACATGATGGAAGATAGTCTTGAAATTGAGGTTGTCGGCCAGAGTGACGTTCCTGTTCAGATGTTCGATGTCGTGAGTATCTTTCATGAGCAATATAACCTTGACGTGCGCAAGAAGATTACTAAGTATACCTACTCACCAATGGGCAAAAAATTGAAGACAATTGGTTTTGGGCAGTTCAAGTCAGGTCTTGCGAATGCGATAGGTAACGCGGTGAGTGATGCCGTCAAGGGTGAAGCTCAACAACTTCAAGATGATTTTGAAAGGCAGTTAGCCAGAGAACTCAAGAATGCTGACCTTGCATTTGACCGTAAAACTGAAGAACTGAAGAACGAGTTCGAAGATGGGTTGAATGCTACTAGAGCTAAAGCTGAAGAAGTCAAGCAAGAACTCTCTGACAATATCAACCAGCGCTTCAATAGTTTTAACAGTGGCCCTCTACAAGAAGCCAAACGCAGGGCTGAAGAAGCCTTGCGAAACGCTGGCGCAAGTACCCTGCTTGCACAGGAAGCCAAGCGGATTGGGTTGGACTCTATCGCTAAACTTGAAGCGTTCAAGTCTCAGGCTACGAGCGCTCAGACGACTTTGTCAGGCGCTATAGATGCCCTGAAACAGACTATCGCGAACGATATTCGACCGAAGCAGGCACAGGCTGAAGCTGAGATTGCCAAGCAAGTTGAAGCACTTGTTCAGACAAAAAAAGAACTGGCTGGTGTGAAGTCAGCGCAAGCGACGTATGAGGAGACGACGACTCGCAGACTGTCAGAACTGACAAACTTAGCTAATGGTAAAGCCAGCAAATCTGAGCTTGTGCAGACAGCTGAGGAGCTGGCTAGTCGGATAGCGAGTGTGAGGGTCGGTGGTAGAAACTATTATCGAGATTCTGAGAAGGTTCGAACAAGTACGCGTTTCTTCCCGTTTCCTTTACATCCATACCTTACCCAAGAAAATGTCGGGGAGACTTGGACTTTATCGTTTGATCTAAAAATAAATGAAGGGGGCGAGATTCGTCCTCTACATTTTTATCACTATCAAACAAATCGCTTCGGTCTGAAAGCTAGTGCTGACATCACTCCAAGCAGGGAATGGCAGCGATTTACGTTCACAGGTCCAGTTGTTTTTCCAAACGATGACCCTCGTTATTCGAGGGGAGAGATGGCCTTGTATGACTACGGTGGAAATAATAACTATTCCGTTCGTAGAATTAAACTTGAGAAAGGCACTCTAGCTACTGACTGGAGCCCAGCAATCGAAGACACTGATGGTCAGATTTCAGCCGTCGAATCCAACTTCAAACAGCGCGCTGATGCGCTTGATGCTGGAGTGAGGCGTTTGACTGAAGGATTGAGAACCAAAGCGGATATCAGCGCACTCAACGTGACTGCTGAGAATATCCGGCAGTCTGTGAAGAGTCTTGAGACAAACATGCAGAACAAGCTGGATCAGACATTGAGTATGGCTGAATTTGAGGTGCGAGCTGGTTCTATTCGTCAGGAAATCCTGAACTCAACCAAGGACAAGGCAGATAAGACCTTAGTTGTGGCCGAAGCTGGGAAATTGCGAGAAGAATTTTCAAACTTACGGGTTGGAGGTCGGAATTATTATCGAGACTCCGAGAAGATTCGAACAAGTACACGTTTCTTCTCCATTCCCTTACATCCATACCTTACTCAAGAAAATGTAGGTGAAACATGGACTTTATCGTTTGATTTAAAAATTAATGAAGGTGGCGAAATTCGCCCTCTACTTTTTTATCACTATCAAAATAACCGCTTCGGTCTGAAAGCTAGTGCAAATATCACTCCAAGCAAAGAATGGCAACGGTTCACGTTCACAGGTCCAGTTATCTTTTCGAACGACGACCCTCGTTATTCGAGGGGAGAAATGGCTTTATACGATTACGCTGGAAACAATAACTATTCTGTGCGTAGGATTAAATTTGAAAAAGGCACTCTAGCAACAGACTGGAGCCCAGCAATCGAAGACACTGATGGTCTCATCACAGAAGCTAAGGCTACCTTTGAGCGGACAGCTCAGGGGTTGCGAACTGATTTATCAGCTATTCAGGAATATGTCAATAAAGACGGTCAGCGACAGGAATCTCTACAGCGTTACACTCGCGAAGAGAGTGCTAAACAAGCGACAGCAGTCCGTGAGCTGGTCAATCGTGATTTTGTCGGTAAATCAACCTATCAGGAAGATGTGAGAGGTCTTGAGCGTAGGTTTGAAGCGATTATCAACCCACAAAATGGATCAATTGCCACTCAGATTGCCAACTACAAAACAGCAGTAGATGGCAGGTTCACAGATATATCATCTCTACTTTCTGGGAAGGCGAATCAATCCGATTTCCAGCGTGTGAAGGAAACCAGTCAGCTATATGAGCGTATTCTGGGCAATACTGAAAATGGAATTGCAGATAAGGTTGCTCGTATGGCTATGACCAATCAGCTGTTCCAGGTTGAGGTATCTAAGAATGAAGGTCTAAAAACAGTCCAAAGGCAGCTTGCTGACTCATGGTCGGTTCAAAACATCAACAGTGCAGGTGATTTGATTTCAGGAATTAATCTTGGCGCCAATGGACATAACCGCTTCGTTGGTAAGTTGACTCATATAACTGGTGAGACTCTGATTGATAAAGC
Above is a genomic segment from Streptococcus mitis containing:
- a CDS encoding phage tail protein, with amino-acid sequence MDYMIINGFNTSSLPGCDVTDFGKVEAAKPKGEKADLYGVNGSYRVLDGSFDSYERTFILYVKKMVEISSILDKFQSNDNVLEFSYQLGSLFYANFVTASFEPFGNHAWKLEIKLEMQPFRYQKSVEPVVLTASGTITNLGTIYSEPIIEVEGDGDISLTIGRKTMYLTIKTKATIDCRQGKQNIYNATGAVQNTLRKRGGFLEIPTGKTGVSFTGTVRKITIRPNWRYKI